One part of the Ochrobactrum quorumnocens genome encodes these proteins:
- a CDS encoding Zn-ribbon domain-containing OB-fold protein, with amino-acid sequence MSLQSEYQQHLTNGEMHVQKCDSCGELNMYPRARCPHCYSSDLSWVRVCGKGALLSYTVVRAASPKAFAEDTPYGIGIVKLDEGPQLMVRLPADADGEFSSYKCDMPVQFMPVSAEEIGRRPVAWFEKA; translated from the coding sequence ATGGCGAAATGCACGTTCAGAAATGTGACTCGTGCGGGGAACTCAATATGTATCCCCGCGCGCGGTGCCCCCATTGCTATTCATCGGATCTCTCGTGGGTCCGCGTCTGCGGTAAAGGTGCCTTGCTAAGCTATACGGTGGTGAGGGCAGCCTCGCCCAAAGCCTTTGCCGAGGACACCCCTTACGGTATCGGCATCGTCAAACTCGACGAGGGTCCGCAGCTTATGGTTCGGCTGCCAGCGGACGCAGATGGCGAGTTCTCATCCTACAAATGTGACATGCCTGTCCAGTTTATGCCGGTATCGGCCGAAGAAATCGGCCGCCGTCCAGTAGCGTGGTTTGAGAAGGCCTGA